ATCACCTCTTCATCCAGGCTGGCCCAGCCCTGGATTACGGCTTCCGGATTCACCTCGACTTCAGAACCCTCAAAGACAGGCCCCTCGGCCCTGGCCGTGAGCAGATCGCCGTGAATCTTGAGATAATCCAGACGGGTTTCAATTTTCCGCCACGTTAAATCGTTGGCCACGAAAGCCCGTACCCGCGCCCCGGCCTTGATCAGCGCCTGGTAAGTATGGATGATGTCATACGGCCCCTCAGGTATCCAGGCCAGAAGCTCCGGCTCGATAATGTGAATCCCGGTAAAGGCCAGAGTTCGCCAGGCCAGGCCTTCAGGCGGGGCCGCCCACTCCCCTCGAAATCCGCGAATCAAGCCTGTCGAATCAAGGCCGACGTTATTGAACCTGGGGCAGTCATGAAGCACCAGGGTGGCCATGGGTCTCTCGGCCATGTGATCGCCAACCACGGCGCTCAGGTCAATGCTGGTCAGGATGACCCCGTTGATAAGAATAAAGGGGTCTTGGCCAAGAAACGGCGCTGCGTTTTTAACCCCGCCGCCCGTGCCCAGTATTTTTTCTTCGCGGAAGGTATGTATCGCTAAATGGTTATTTATTTCAGACAGTTGACGTTCAAGCTGAGCGGCGAGGTGGTGGGTGTTGACCGCGACCTCCTGCACGCCGATTCCTGCCAGAAGGTCCAGGTTGTAAGAGATCACGGGCCGGTTGAGAACAGGGAACAGGGCCTTGGGTTTGACCAGCGTCAGCGGTCTGGCCCTCAGACCCAGGCCCGCTGCCAGGATCATGGCTTTTTTTATTTGGTTCAAACTAACTCCCTGTCTTTCACTCAAATTATAGAGATAAAAAAATAACACATCTGGGGGCTGTGTGGGCGTTTTTTTGATATTCATAAAGTATGTCTCCGCCGGAAGGAGATAAATAACGAATCTGATGTTTTTAAAAAAACCATTATTTTCTCCCTTTGTCTTTACAGCCGCCATTATTGTAATTTTGCACGTTCTGGCCGCTAATTTATTGATTTTAGGTCTCATCACTTGATTCGAGCTTGCAAAAGAAAGGGAAGGCGTGATAGTTTGGAATCATCATGCTTTAAAAAGGAGAGTTCAAGGATTTACTTAGGATTACAAGGAGATAAAAAGAAAGTTCGAAAGAAGCCGTCCGGCCGGTTCATGCGGATGTCAGGTATTTAAGGAGAGAATTATGGTTGACACCAGGTTCATTGAACGATTTATTGAAACCCTGAAACTTACGTGCCCTTATTGTGGTTCAACCAATGTAGATATTGATTGGAAAGAAGGTGAGGGGAGCGAAGTCATTGTGGAAAACATTTGTGAAGACTGTAGCGGCGAATGGTCCAAACGCTATAAATTGATAGAAGAATATATTAGAAGTGAGGAGGAAGGGAAATAGGAGACAGCACTAAAAAATTTTCTAAAAAATACCGGCCGGGCTGGTTTCTGCCAATCCGGCTGGAAATTTTATATGAGCACTCAAAGTGAGCTCTAGGCTGTGACTGAGAACGCGTTATCCGATCTTGTCGGCCGGATGCTGATGATCGGCTTTGATGGAGAAGACCTGAGCCGGGAAGTCCGCGACCTGCTGTTTGATGTCCGGCCGGGTGGAATTATCCTGTTTAAACGCAATGTTGGAGGCGGTCCGGCTCAGATGGCCCGATTGATAAGCGGCTGTCAGGATTTATCCATGAATGAATTCGGTCGGCCTCTGCTGGTGGCCATTGACCAGGAAGGCGGTCCGGTCCGCCGGCTTGATGCGCCGTTTTCCGTTCTGGCAAGTCAGCGGGAGATGGCCGAGAAGCTGAATCGAGAAGAAGTCCGGGCTCTTGGTTCTACGAGCGGCCGCGAGCTCGTTTCGGTAGGCATAAACCTGAATCTGACTCCGGTGCTGGACCTTCGGACTGACCCAGAGGCGACCCTGATGGCCGAGCGTTCTTTCGGCCCGAACCCGGAGGTTGCGGCAAGCCTGGGCACGGCCTTGATCGAGGGCCATGCTGATACCGGCGTCCTGACATGCGCCAAGCATTTCCCGGGCATCGGCGATGTTCATCTCGACCCGCACCAGGACCTGCCCCGGGTTGAGCACTCCTTTGACAGGCTCAAATCTGTAGAAATATTTCCCTTCAAGAAGGCCGTTGAAAACGGCGTCGCCTGCGTTATGACCGCTCATGTCAGCTTCCCGGACCTTGACCCGGACTGGCCTGGAACCTTGTCCCGCAAAATTCTGACCGACCTTCTGCGGGAAGAAATGGGGTTTACCGGGTTGATCCTGACCGATGACCTGGAGATGGGCGCGGTGGTCAGGCACTACCAGCTCGGCCCGGCCGCGGTCCGATCCGTCATGGCCGGGGCGGACATGATGCTGATTTGCCACCGGCCTGACCGAATGCGCCAGGCCAGAGAGGCTCTTCTTGAGGCCGTGCGTCAGGGTGAAATCAGCAGGGACCGTTTGCAGGCCACCTCAGTTCGTCTGGATAAGACCTTGAAAAAAATACCCCGGCCTGACCCCGCCCAGTGGACCGAAGTGTTTAAGTAAAAACCTGATCCGCTCAATCCAACCAAAAAATAAGGAAAAAGATTATGACCCTTATTAGAATCCATGAAAGAGATAACGTGGCCGTGGCTCTTCGGGAACTTAAACAGGGAGAAACCGTCTCTTTACCTTGGGGCGGGGATCTCACCATCAAGGAGGATATTCCGGTCAGCCACAAAGTTTCCCTGGAAGACCTTGCTCAAGACCAGACGATCGTAAGATACGGGCAGCCCATCGGTGAGGCCGTTTCCGCCGTACCTAAAGGAAGCTGGATTCACACGCACAGCCTCAAACTTCCAGATAAAATAAAAGCAGAACCTGAACCGGCCTCCGGTTTCGCGGTGCTCGAAGGGTATGGCCCTTCAACCTTTCCCGGATTCACACGTCCCAAGGGACCGGCTGGAATACGGAACCACCTGCTGATTCTTCCGACCGTAGCCTGCGCCTGTGGTGTGGTGAGGGCCATTGGGCAAGCCCTGCCAGAAGCGGTGACTCTGGAACATGGGCATGGGTGCGGACGAGCTGGTAAGGATCACCAGAGAACCCTGGCGGTTCTGGAAGGCATCGGCGCCAACCCGAACGTCGGCGCTGTTTTGCTGGTAGGGTTGGGCTGTGAGGCTGTAAACGGAGAAAAACTGGCCGAAAAAATCGCTTCTTCAGGGAGACCGATCGAGTATCTTGAGATTCAGAAGTCCGGCGGTTCCAGACTCACGACCGCCAAAGGAATTGATCTGGCCAAGGCCCTGATGAAAAATATTTCCTCGCAGAAAAAGGAGCCTCACCCTATAAGTGAAATAATCCTTGGCCTTCAATGCGGCGGCTCCGACGCCCTTTCCGGAGTAACCGCCAATCCTGCCGTGGGTTTGGCTTCAGACTGGATCATTTCCCAGGGCGGCACGGCTGTCCTGGCTGAAACGACCGAGATGATCGGAACGACGCACCTGCTCCAGGCACGGGCTGCTGCCGAGGAGGTGGCTCGAGATATCCATGAAATGATAACCAACGCTGAAGCGGCCATCCGAAAGCAGCTGGGTGAATATGCTCATCTGGCCATCGCTCCTGGCAACATGGATGGCGGGCTTTCGAGTATCATGGAAAAATCCCTGGGCTGCATCACCAAAGGCGGTAACTCTCCCATACAGGAAGTCATCGAGTACGCACAACCGCCAACCCGCAAAGGGCTGGTTCTCATGGACACCCCGGGTTATGATATCGAGTCCCTGGGAGGCCTTGTCGCGGGCGGCGCCCAGGTCATCCTTTTTACCACGGGCCGGGGTTCGCCGGTCGGAACGCCTGTCTCATCCACGATCAAGGTGGCGAGTAACTCCGACCTCTGGCAGCGCATGGAGGACGATATGGACCTAAATGCCGGCCAGATCGCCGATGGCGCACGTACTCTTAAAGAGATGGGCATGGAACTTATTGACCTGGTCATGGAGGTCTTGGGCGGGAAGCTCACCAAATCAGAAGAAAACCAGCAGGAAGTGCTCGGTTTTTCCATGACCGGCCAAGCCGGTTAAAGCCAGGGCAAGGGCCTGGAAGGATATGGCCGGGCTCATCCCAACTGGTTCAAGGAT
The nucleotide sequence above comes from Deltaproteobacteria bacterium. Encoded proteins:
- a CDS encoding NTP transferase domain-containing protein, with product MNQIKKAMILAAGLGLRARPLTLVKPKALFPVLNRPVISYNLDLLAGIGVQEVAVNTHHLAAQLERQLSEINNHLAIHTFREEKILGTGGGVKNAAPFLGQDPFILINGVILTSIDLSAVVGDHMAERPMATLVLHDCPRFNNVGLDSTGLIRGFRGEWAAPPEGLAWRTLAFTGIHIIEPELLAWIPEGPYDIIHTYQALIKAGARVRAFVANDLTWRKIETRLDYLKIHGDLLTARAEGPVFEGSEVEVNPEAVIQGWASLDEEVIIEAGALVKNSVLWKGARVAAGVRIVNSVLAEGVLAESDLNGGAKID
- the nagZ gene encoding beta-N-acetylhexosaminidase; this encodes MTENALSDLVGRMLMIGFDGEDLSREVRDLLFDVRPGGIILFKRNVGGGPAQMARLISGCQDLSMNEFGRPLLVAIDQEGGPVRRLDAPFSVLASQREMAEKLNREEVRALGSTSGRELVSVGINLNLTPVLDLRTDPEATLMAERSFGPNPEVAASLGTALIEGHADTGVLTCAKHFPGIGDVHLDPHQDLPRVEHSFDRLKSVEIFPFKKAVENGVACVMTAHVSFPDLDPDWPGTLSRKILTDLLREEMGFTGLILTDDLEMGAVVRHYQLGPAAVRSVMAGADMMLICHRPDRMRQAREALLEAVRQGEISRDRLQATSVRLDKTLKKIPRPDPAQWTEVFK
- a CDS encoding altronate dehydratase, which translates into the protein MTLIRIHERDNVAVALRELKQGETVSLPWGGDLTIKEDIPVSHKVSLEDLAQDQTIVRYGQPIGEAVSAVPKGSWIHTHSLKLPDKIKAEPEPASGFAVLEGYGPSTFPGFTRPKGPAGIRNHLLILPTVACACGVVRAIGQALPEAVTLEHGHGCGRAGKDHQRTLAVLEGIGANPNVGAVLLVGLGCEAVNGEKLAEKIASSGRPIEYLEIQKSGGSRLTTAKGIDLAKALMKNISSQKKEPHPISEIILGLQCGGSDALSGVTANPAVGLASDWIISQGGTAVLAETTEMIGTTHLLQARAAAEEVARDIHEMITNAEAAIRKQLGEYAHLAIAPGNMDGGLSSIMEKSLGCITKGGNSPIQEVIEYAQPPTRKGLVLMDTPGYDIESLGGLVAGGAQVILFTTGRGSPVGTPVSSTIKVASNSDLWQRMEDDMDLNAGQIADGARTLKEMGMELIDLVMEVLGGKLTKSEENQQEVLGFSMTGQAG